Proteins co-encoded in one Montipora capricornis isolate CH-2021 chromosome 12, ASM3666992v2, whole genome shotgun sequence genomic window:
- the LOC138027905 gene encoding thyroid receptor-interacting protein 11-like isoform X1 — MSSWLSNNLTGSLSSISNITGQISSFTREILTEGADEVSDPSAELQVAQARINDLEAHLLTQKAEYERVKHNNEELHVRLEASELQISNISKEYRMQLHNQEQELIKLRESSRFHEQHDHSFGQRERHDSADSSDEPLETKRLHNEILKLQAECQHWKSVAHGAENQDKLHVKEIDQYQQELTALQSSYLQKIATLNKKHKQELLKLQDEKEELTQRCEELEEQLVIKNKSEIEGGYHTLATVDDMDKVFSSSLKEQLVAAEKSIIQLKSEVQIQDERIKVLNNELQEKKDAIEAVQKDLDKSQAKYEELNKSHIDTMSASENSLEVSKKYVEKLQTELKDLNQELIGLQSDSESLKRLQEQFHCVATENTELKGQLSCTQAEARRLHRCVEEVKSELDQLSFSTMELMEELQISHGLQQEQKIELENLKSVKFVKGEAKEEMGKFRSALAALWERHLCLAQLYQQVRQELHTSNARLVAMFQARHLSTNSVREDVKELKQRLVQRSRAKVDHVVKEKESLMSRSAELRVTVEELEGAVMDLQSDNEQVAQETKDRVTEMGRQQDMGDDDDDEAPDIVGALHAEKAVLESTIVGLEQKVQDLQELVNALQNQKEWSNDMESGGEQPSPSGSSESVASFTESTQQNDELLQGISPEREIIQEAAVSLEVEPKSLSQELQQHIQGHQPEISQETAMLLEQTSELGQELEQQLEDYQRQVQEFELVQRDWEGEKEALEGLVLSLRRQVKELEGLPHNKSEDHQEITRLQHENYEIMAEKKQILQAWKTVEDEFVTLNISKPLSQNETEFDKERADVLRASLHEWASYHRQSMIDSSDNISVNEGSQTDEGFLLHLNKLQELEKDNSLMREQTQRLIQEIDEKTSKVADVQIELEAKSAEVLSIRDEKRDLMDMINERDERICELEESFNAHLLDLTASKDNEISFLRTGQEDVAKLLEENRKECSLLKTKNDELLGVLGQNQQTYEEVGEQNKSLVIQLAERERYLESVKQDKGNLQTFLEEKDHANRSLSAENNKLLMEREVLQSLVDEYKDKVNAQSYQGIEISKLEKEIEQLSQQVQMRQERCIALESMQATILLEKDNLEAELQKSSAKVDNFASELKEAFSEIEMLKVEKTKLGDAVENHVSACRDLEKKLADTTMEKEEILSQLAVQDLQVDKLELDVREKGAQVDLLKLDIGKLSVALKEKEQLIHTQVVTASNPDDASYQRVQLLRLLEGKDQEIAALKQKDASLVELVNQTDDNSRRSLEAYESKLQQMKEDKERLLSDLSLREEELLNAGDRLEAMREKMQGKDQASQLLHTEHARLLALNESQANEMGKLREKVSFLQKLVEERGKAKSEEDQRIQNENALLRRQMGALQVEHETLSVLIHDKDKQIAALAQLGSTITPIPSSQGSDVQVRMLQDERDSVFREKVAKDEEISRLREEILLLGEALQQKTDLATRTSSENEKMNREMENIQSQLNRLSADNMNVVRNDNRIKELEDELFLCKNVILNKESEIKQILDESQNEKSLILVELDGVKSERDYILEQKEVETNELKNKILQLANLLIDSEHGGSVDDIDNNFQTLLYNVKNQRSNALRERDNKIQSLREQLSNVTLLTQARGDRDSRLEEVLRDKEDLHRLLLQTQNEKQDLLQEKESIVADLQDQIVSLSKAVSEKDRASQLDLQHVTQERERIVKELDEAQRIREEMDTAKSQCEAEISRLQSELYQMRGTLSQERETITKLLEAVDQHKVAVEDKDRMVKGLTTEREQLVRTGEQLRNRVQQLQEELSVASNGQKIAETKMAQELDRLRNHLVQVEESYTHEALEAEERERDLRVKMAQVEEKLVSSSHSMLDRDRQASVQIENLQKQLQAFATQRDRAVMDLTIYQEQADQYQTSLNNLQLVLEQFQREREAQLKGAQEEAQKEVVKAWDKVKELQQRENHFKKQLEAAARVTQDVVNIRNDLKEKEEELLKHKEEVARLDEELRVSQERINSLNSLSNSKVEKSLVKNMLLSYFNTPENKRTEVVRVVGALLGFTHEELEKVGTGSSAPKGSWISTIIPFGHSAPKTPTKTTASGEKTFSELFVSFLESESEVRLSGNGRKQAVNLSNPLLTGAAAHHVIQSAGRPIATSTPVGTPARNNIPPLPTSAIARPFTGPVSGVNAVTRSNLSGTNGNPLLVGSLTPVQDLPALNSSNSLRTLLEGNT; from the exons TATGAAAGAGTTAAACACAACAATGAGGAACTTCATGTTAGATTGGAGGCATCTGAACTTCAAATCAGCAATATTTCAAAAGAGTACAGAATGCAGCTGCACAACCAGGAG CAAGAACTCATTAAACTCAGAGAGTCAAGCAGATTTCATGAGCAACATGACCACAGCTTTGGGCAAAGAGAAAGACATGACTCTGCAGACAGCAGTGATGAGCCTTTGGAAACCAAAAGACTACATAATGAGATATTAAAACTTCAAGCAGAATGTCAACACTGGAAATCTGTTGCACATGGAGCA GAAAATCAGGATAAACTACATGTTAAAGAAATTGACCAGTATCAACAGGAATTGACAGCTTTGCAGAGTAGTTACTTGCAAAAGATAGCAACCCTGAACAAGAAGCACAAACAAGAACTGCTAAAATTGCAAGACGAAAAGGAAGAATTGACACAAAGATGCGAGGAGTTGGAAGAGCAACTTgttataaaaaataaatcag AAATTGAGGGGGGTTATCATACTCTTGCTACTGTGGATGACATGGACAAAGTGTTTTCCTCATCATTGAAAGAGCAGTTGGTTGCTGCAGAAAAAAGTATAATACAGCTAAAAAGTGAAGTGCAAATACAGGATGAAAGAATAAAGGTCTTGAATAATGAGCTTCAGGAAAAGAAAGATGCAATTGAAGCAGTGCAGAAGGATTTGGATAAAAGTCAAGCAAAGTATGAAGAATTAAATAAGTCTCATATTGATACTATGTCTGCTTCAGAAAACAGTTTAGAGGTAAGCAAGAAATATGTAGAAAAACTTCAAACTGAACTTAAAGATCTAAACCAAGAACTCATTGGTTTGCAAAGTGACTCTGAAAGCTTAAAAAGGCTACAGGAACAGTTTCATTGTGTAGCGACGGAAAATACTGAGCTCAAGGGACAGTTGAGTTGTACCCAGGCAGAGGCACGGAGGCTGCATCGCTGTGTTGAAGAAGTCAAGTCTGAGCTTGATCAACTTAGCTTTTCAACTATGGAGTTGATGGAAGAGCTGCAAATTTCTCATGGTCTGCAACAAGAACAGAAGATTGAGCTGGAGAATTTGAAAAGTGTTAAGTTTGTCAAAGGAGAGGCAAAAGAGGAGATGGGTAAATTTAGGAGTGCTTTGGCCG CTCTGTGGGAACGTCACCTGTGTCTTGCTCAGCTTTACCAGCAGGTCAGACAAGAGTTGCACACCAGTAACGCCAGGCTTGTGGCCATGTTCCAGGCCCGACAT CTTAGTACCAATTCCGTTCGTGAAGACGTTAAAGAACTTAAACAGCGGCTGGTACAGCGTAGTAGGGCCAAAGTGGACCATGTcgtgaaagaaaaagaatctCTAATGAGCAGATCAGCTGAGCTGAGAGTTACAGTGGAGGAGTTGGAAGGTGCTGTGATGGACTTACAATCAGACAACGAACAAGTTGcgcaagaaacaaaagaccGTGTGACTGAGATGGGACGGCAGCAAGACATGGgggatgatgatgacgacgaggCACCTGATATTGTTGGGGCACTGCATGCAGAGAAGGCTGTGTTGGAGAGTACTATTGTTGGGCTCGAACAGAAGGTTCAGGATCTACAGGAGCTGGTAAATGCTCTTCAGAATCAGAAAGAGTGGAGCAATGATATGGAATCTGGTGGGGAGCAACCGAGTCCATCCGGGTCATCAGAGAGTGTGGCAAGCTTCACGGAAAGTACTCAACAGAATGATGAACTGCTCCAAGGCATTTCACCTGAGCGGGAAATAATACAGGAGGCTGCAGTGTCACTTGAGGTCGAGCCAAAGAGTCTAAGCCAAGAGCTGCAACAACATATCCAGGGACATCAGCCTGAAATATCACAAGAGACTGCAATGTTACTAGAACAGACAAGCGAACTTGGCCAGGAGTTAGAGCAGCAACTGGAGGATTACCAGCGACAAGTACAAGAGTTTGAATTGGTGCAGAGAGATTGGGAAGGAGAAAAAGAAGCGCTAGAGGGCTTGGTGCTGAGCCTTAGACGCCAGGTGAAAGAACTGGAAGGTCTTCCGCATAACAAGTCCGAGGATCATCAAGAAATAACACGATTACAACATGAAAACTACGAAATAATGGCAGAGAAAAAACAGATTCTTCAGGCTTGGAAAACTGTAGAGGATGAATTTGTGACTCTGAATATCAGTAAGCCCCTTTCACAAAATGAAACTGAGTTTGACAAGGAGCGGGCAGATGTACTGCGAGCTAGTCTGCATGAATGGGCATCATATCACAGGCAGTCCATGATCGATTCCAGTGATAATATCAGTGTGAATGAGGGCTCACAGACCGATGAAGGCTTCCTTTTGCATTTGAATAAGCTTCAGGAACTGGAAAAAGATAATTCTCTCATGCGAGAACAAACACAACGGCTTATTCAGGAAATAGACGAGAAAACTTCAAAAGTGGCTGATGTTCAAATTGAGCTGGAAGCGAAAAGTGCTGAGGTGCTTTCCATTAGAGATGAAAAACGGGATCTGATGGATATGATAAACGAACGAGATGAGAGGATATGTGAATTGGAGGAAAGTTTCAATGCTCATTTGCTGGATTTGACTGCTTCAAAAGATAACGAAATAAGCTTTTTGCGAACGGGGCAAGAAGATGTAGCAAAACTTCTTGAGGAAAACAGGAAGGAGTGCAGTTTGCTGAAAACGAAAAATGATGAGTTGCTTGGCGTGTTAGGACAAAATCAGCAGACCTATGAAGAGGTTGGCGAACAAAACAAGAGCTTGGTTATCCAGTTAGCTGAGAGGGAAAGATATCTTGAAAGCGTGAAACAAGACAAAGGCAATTTGCAAACGTTTCTTGAGGAAAAAGACCACGCTAATAGGTCGCTTTCTGCTGAGAACAATAAACTCTTGATGGAAAGAGaagtattacaaagtttggtCGATGAGTACAAAGACAAAGTCAATGCTCAGTCTTATCAAGGCATTGAGATTTCCAAACTAGAGAAGGAAATTGAACAACTAAGTCAGCAGGTTCAAATGAGACAGGAAAGGTGCATAGCCTTGGAATCGATGCAGGCCACTATTTTGCTTGAAAAGGACAACCTTGAGGCTGAGCTGCAAAAAAGCAGTGCAAAGGTGGATAATTTCGCTTCTGAACTCAAAGAAGCGTTTTCCGAGATAGAAATGTTGAAGGTGGAAAAGACCAAGCTCGGTGATGCTGTTGAAAATCATGTTTCGGCCTGCAGAGACTTGGAGAAGAAGTTAGCGGACACCACAATGGAAAAGGAGGAGATCCTGAGTCAGTTGGCAGTTCAGGACTTACAAGTTGATAAACTCGAACTTGACGTAAGGGAGAAAGGAGCCCAAGTTGATTTACTGAAGTTGGATATAGGAAAATTGTCTGTGGCactcaaagaaaaagaacagtTGATTCATACTCAAGTTGTAACGGCTTCAAACCCAGACGATGCTAGCTATCAACGAGTACAGCTCCTAAGATTGTTGGAGGGAAAAGATCAGGAGATAGCTGCTCTAAAGCAAAAGGACGCTTCATTAGTGGAGCTGGTGAATCAAACAGACGACAATTCGCGCAGATCACTGGAGGCTTATGAAagcaaattacaacaaatgaaGGAGGATAAGGAGAGGCTGCTATCGGATTTGAGCCTGCGAGAGGAAGAGTTGTTAAATGCGGGTGACAGATTAGAAGCTATGCGCGAGAAGATGCAGGGAAAAGACCAAGCTTCGCAGCTACTGCACACCGAGCATGCGCGACTACTTGCCTTGAATGAGTCACAAGCAAATGAAATGGGTAAACTAAGAGAAAAGGTTTCGTTTCTGCAAAAACTTGTTGAGGAACGTGGTAAGGCAAAATCTGAGGAAGACCAAAGAATTCAAAACGAAAACGCTCTGTTAAGGCGTCAAATGGGTGCACTGCAGGTGGAACACGAAACTTTGTCAGTACTTATACATGATAAGGACAAACAGATTGCCGCTTTGGCGCAGTTGGGAAGTACAATCACTCCCATTCCCTCCTCTCAAGGGTCTGATGTGCAAGTCAGAATGCTTCAGGACGAAAGAGACTCAGTTTTTAGGGAAAAAGTAGCGAAAGATGAAGAAATTTCTCGACTGCGGGAAGAAATTCTCTTACTGGGTGaagctttacaacagaaaaCTGATTTAGCTACGAGGACATCATCTGAAAATGAGAAGATGAATAGAGAAATGGAAAACATTCAGTCACAACTTAACAGGCTCTCTGCGGACAACATGAATGTGGTTAGGAATGATAACAGAATTAAGGAGTTAGAAGATGAATTATTTTTGTGTAAGAATGTTATACTGAACAAGGAATCAGAAATTAAGCAGATTTTGGACGAAAGTCAGAACGAGAAAAGTCTTATCTTGGTTGAACTTGATGGTGTTAAAAGCGAAAGGGATTATATTTTAGAacaaaaagaagttgaaacgAACGAGCTAAAGAATAAAATTTTACAGCTGGCAAATTTGCTTATTGATTCTGAACATGGGGGAAGTGTTGATGACATTGATAACAACTTTCAAACATTACTTTACAATGTTAAAAACCAAAGAAGTAATGCCCTTAGAGAACGAGATAACAAAATCCAATCTTTACGGGAGCAACTTTCGAATGTGACCCTTCTGACGCAAGCCAGAGGAGATCGTGACTCAAGGTTGGAAGAAGTGTTGCGTGACAAAGAGGATTTGCATCGATTATTACTGCAAACACAGAATGAAAAGCAGGATCTGTTACAAGAGAAAGAGTCTATAGTCGCAGATTTGCAAGATCAGATCGTCAGCTTGAGTAAGGCGGTGAGTGAGAAAGATCGTGCATCACAATTGGATCTTCAACATGTAACTCAAGAGAGGGAACGAATTGTGAAGGAATTAGACGAAGCACAAAGGATCAGGGAGGAGATGGACACTGCTAAGTCCCAATGCGAAGCTGAGATAAGCAGATTACAGAGTGAACTGTACCAGATGAGAGGCACATTGTCCCAGGAGCGGGAGACAATTACCAAGCTGCTTGAAGCTGTGGATCAACACAAGGTGGCGGTGGAAGACAAAGACAGGATGGTGAAGGGATTGACGACGGAAAGGGAGCAGTTGGTTAGGACAGGAGAACAGCTTCGCAACAGAGTACAACAGCTACAAGAGGAGTTATCTGTAGCCAGCAATGGACAAAAGATAGCTGAGACCAAAATGGCCCAAGAGTTAGACAGACTCAGGAATCATCTTGTGCAG GTTGAAGAAAGTTATACACATGAAGCACTTGAGGCCGAGGAACGTGAAAGGGACCTCAGAGTGAAAATGGCCCAAGTTGAAGAGAAGCTTGTGTCTAGTTCACATTCTATGCTGGATAGAGA CCGACAAGCCTCTGTGCAGATTGAAAACCTCCAGAAACAACTCCAGGCCTTTGCGACCCAGCGTGACCGCGCAGTCATGGATCTGACCATATATCAAGAGCAGGCGGACCAGTACCAGACTTCTCTTAATAATTTGCAACTTGTTCTGGAACAGTTCCAAAGAG AGCGCGAGGCACAACTAAAAGGAGCTCAGGAGGAAGCACAGAAAGAAGTTGTGAAAGCCTGGGACAAAGTAAAAGAGCTACAACAAAGGGAGAATCACTTCAAG AAACAACTGGAGGCTGCGGCTCGTGTAACGCAAGATGTGGTGAATATTCGAAACGACCtcaaggaaaaagaagaagagcttTTAAAACACAAAGAAGAAG TGGCTCGTTTGGATGAGGAATTACGCGTCAGTCAAGAGCGTATTAACAGCCTCAACAGTTTGTCAAACAGCAAAGTGGAAAA ATCTCTGGTGAAAAACATGCTGTTGTCTTATTTTAATACCCCCGAAAATAAACGCACTGAAGTGGTGCGAGTTGTTGGAGCTTTGCTTGGCTTCACACACGAAGAACTGGAAAAG GTGGGCACTGGATCGTCGGCTCCAAAAGGATCCTGGATTTCTACTATTATTCCGTTTGGTCACAGCGCTCCAAAGACACCGACCAAAACAACAGCTTCAGGAGAAAAG ACATTTTCAGAGTTGTTCGTGAGTTTTCTTGAGAGCGAGTCAGAAGTCCGTCTGTCTGGCAATGGGAGAAAACAAGCTGTGAACCTTAGCAACCCTCTCCTAACAGGCGCTGCTGCTCATCATGTGATACAGTCTGCGGGCCGGCCTATTGCTACTTCAACTCCCGTGGGAACTCCTGCGAGGAACAATATCCCTCCCCTACCTACATCTGCTATTGCAAGACCATTCACAGGACCAGTGTCGGGTGTGAATGCAGTGACAAG ATCAAATCTTTCTGGCACGAATGGGAACCCGTTGCTCGTGGGCTCACTAACTCCGGTTCAGGATCTGCCAGCTCTTAACAGCTCCAACTCATTGCGAACCTTACTTGAAGGAAACACGTGA